A genomic stretch from Caldalkalibacillus salinus includes:
- a CDS encoding helix-turn-helix domain-containing protein produces the protein MPDRLKENRKARSLSQDHMAEQLGISRQAYSHYETGRNEPDGTALLKIAEIFDCSVDYLLGRINTPWPIVNHIPEELEDFIEEFINAPNAKQLKIMKIWDVIK, from the coding sequence TTGCCTGATAGATTAAAAGAAAACAGGAAAGCAAGAAGTCTCAGTCAAGATCATATGGCTGAACAATTGGGGATTAGCCGTCAAGCCTATAGTCATTATGAGACTGGTCGAAATGAACCTGACGGAACGGCGCTATTGAAGATTGCCGAAATCTTTGATTGCTCTGTGGATTATTTATTGGGTAGGATTAACACGCCTTGGCCTATTGTTAATCATATACCAGAGGAGCTGGAAGACTTTATAGAGGAGTTTATTAATGCACCAAATGCCAAACAGCTTAAAATAATGAAAATATGGGATGTCATCAAATAG